A single region of the Mycoplasma mycoides subsp. mycoides SC str. PG1 genome encodes:
- the rpsO gene encoding 30S ribosomal protein S15: MVSKEQKLALIKEFGGDEKNTGLAEVQIAILTAEISNLTEHLKMHKKDIPTRRTLLKKVAQRRHFLDYLVKKDVNRYKEVIGKLGIRK, encoded by the coding sequence ATGGTTTCAAAAGAACAAAAATTAGCATTAATTAAAGAGTTTGGTGGAGATGAGAAAAACACTGGATTAGCTGAAGTACAAATTGCTATTCTAACAGCTGAAATTTCAAATTTAACTGAACATTTAAAAATGCATAAAAAAGATATTCCTACAAGAAGAACTTTATTAAAAAAAGTTGCTCAAAGAAGACACTTTTTAGATTATCTAGTTAAAAAAGATGTTAACAGATATAAAGAAGTTATTGGAAAATTAGGAATTAGAAAATAA
- the rimP gene encoding ribosome maturation factor RimP: protein MKDFESLKFQINELVNKELEVLNLKVYQINNLKEFENDMIQILVEDSLQANKPLDFDILIKANDLVSNKIDQLIKTKDKYLLEISSSGIEKQIRSQEELLKALEQWVYVQLNNEIKKVKEFEGYVTKYNDQTNTFTFSFFIKGQKKNLDVKFDDIKFIRYAVRF, encoded by the coding sequence ATGAAAGATTTTGAATCACTAAAGTTTCAAATCAATGAATTAGTTAACAAAGAATTAGAAGTTTTAAATCTAAAAGTTTATCAAATTAATAATCTTAAAGAATTTGAAAACGATATGATTCAAATACTAGTTGAAGATAGCTTACAAGCTAATAAACCATTAGATTTTGATATTTTAATAAAAGCAAATGATTTAGTTTCAAATAAAATAGATCAGCTAATTAAAACTAAAGATAAATATTTATTAGAAATTTCAAGTAGTGGGATTGAAAAACAAATTAGAAGTCAAGAAGAACTACTCAAAGCTTTAGAACAATGAGTTTATGTGCAACTAAATAATGAAATAAAAAAAGTTAAAGAATTTGAAGGTTATGTAACTAAATATAATGATCAAACAAATACATTTACTTTTTCATTTTTTATAAAAGGTCAAAAAAAGAATTTAGATGTTAAGTTTGATGATATTAAATTTATAAGATATGCAGTTAGATTTTAA
- the infB gene encoding translation initiation factor IF-2, protein MKKQVKNIKKQKAQNQTKNIKKQLKEEVNTGLIDGIFVYTEPLSVIEFATKINKPLTAILKHYFNQGLLLNQNTLLTEEQMGELCLEFGFDFKKETTVTKENILQTLLETVDDEKHLKERPPIVTIMGHVDHGKTTLLDSIKNSNVVASEAGGITQAIGAYQITTNHNKKITFIDTPGHEAFTEMRSRGANVTDIVVLIVAADDGVMPQTEEAIDHAKLANVPIIVFINKIDKPEADPNRVKTELMKYGLVAEEFGGDIPFIEGSAIKKINLDKLQDTIILISELENLKANPDKFASGVVLEAHLDKAKGPVASVLVQQGTLEIKDIMIAGTTFGSIKHIEDEFKHKVLKAEPSKPVVVYGLNQVPKAGDKFVVINDEKMAREISEAQLKKQQEEERRTKQAFTLDAIKQHIDEGELKNITLIIKADTQGSVEALKNSLSKINISGVKINIIRASVGAISLSDISLASTVRDGLVIVYGFNVRPDAIVRKKAEEDHIEIKLHNIIYKVIEELEDAAKGILDPEVKELVLGQAQVRALFRHSAIGTIGGFYVLDGIIPRNAKIRVIRNGVVVYDGEINSLQHQKQDAKEIKAGFEGGLTIKNFNDIKEEDIFEAYKIEQIK, encoded by the coding sequence ATGAAAAAACAAGTAAAAAATATTAAGAAACAAAAAGCTCAAAATCAAACAAAAAATATTAAAAAGCAATTAAAAGAAGAAGTTAATACAGGTTTAATTGATGGGATTTTTGTTTATACAGAACCACTATCAGTAATAGAATTTGCTACTAAAATTAATAAACCGTTAACCGCTATTTTAAAACACTATTTTAATCAAGGTCTATTATTAAATCAAAATACACTTTTAACTGAAGAACAAATGGGTGAATTGTGTTTAGAATTTGGTTTTGACTTTAAAAAGGAAACAACAGTTACAAAAGAAAATATTTTACAAACTTTATTAGAAACTGTTGATGATGAAAAACATTTAAAAGAAAGACCACCGATTGTTACAATTATGGGTCATGTTGATCATGGAAAAACTACTTTATTAGATTCAATTAAGAATTCTAATGTTGTAGCTAGTGAAGCTGGAGGAATTACTCAAGCGATTGGTGCTTATCAAATTACTACAAACCATAATAAAAAAATTACATTTATTGATACTCCTGGTCATGAAGCATTTACTGAAATGAGAAGTAGAGGTGCTAATGTAACTGATATAGTTGTTTTAATAGTTGCTGCTGATGATGGAGTGATGCCACAAACTGAAGAAGCTATTGATCATGCTAAATTAGCAAATGTTCCAATAATTGTATTTATTAATAAAATTGATAAACCTGAAGCTGATCCAAATAGAGTAAAAACTGAACTAATGAAATATGGTTTGGTTGCTGAAGAGTTTGGTGGAGATATTCCATTTATTGAAGGATCAGCTATTAAAAAAATTAATTTAGACAAATTACAAGATACTATTATTTTAATTTCTGAATTAGAGAACTTAAAAGCAAACCCAGATAAATTTGCTTCTGGAGTTGTTTTAGAAGCTCACTTAGATAAAGCAAAAGGGCCAGTTGCTTCAGTTTTAGTTCAACAAGGAACTTTAGAAATTAAAGACATTATGATTGCTGGAACAACTTTTGGATCAATAAAACACATTGAAGATGAATTTAAACATAAAGTTTTAAAAGCTGAACCAAGTAAACCAGTTGTTGTTTATGGATTAAATCAAGTTCCAAAAGCTGGAGATAAATTTGTTGTTATTAATGATGAAAAAATGGCTCGTGAAATTTCTGAAGCTCAATTAAAAAAACAACAAGAAGAAGAGAGAAGAACTAAACAAGCATTTACTTTAGATGCAATTAAACAACATATTGATGAAGGTGAATTAAAAAATATTACTTTAATTATTAAAGCTGATACTCAAGGAAGTGTTGAAGCTTTAAAAAATTCTTTATCAAAAATTAATATTTCTGGAGTAAAAATTAATATTATTAGAGCTAGTGTTGGAGCTATTTCACTTTCAGATATTTCACTAGCTTCAACAGTTAGAGATGGTTTAGTAATTGTTTATGGATTTAATGTAAGACCTGATGCAATAGTTAGAAAAAAAGCTGAAGAAGATCATATTGAAATTAAATTACACAATATTATTTATAAAGTAATTGAAGAATTAGAAGATGCTGCTAAAGGGATTTTAGATCCTGAAGTTAAAGAATTAGTTTTAGGTCAAGCACAAGTAAGAGCTTTATTTAGACACTCAGCAATTGGAACTATTGGTGGATTTTATGTACTTGATGGAATAATTCCAAGAAACGCTAAAATCAGAGTAATCAGAAATGGTGTTGTTGTTTATGATGGAGAAATTAATTCACTACAACATCAAAAACAAGATGCTAAAGAAATTAAAGCTGGTTTTGAAGGTGGATTAACTATTAAAAACTTTAACGATATTAAAGAAGAAGATATTTTTGAAGCTTATAAAATAGAACAAATTAAATAA
- the rnpM gene encoding RNase P modulator RnpM, producing MIMTNIMINKNKNLRKDIASNQMLEKHQLIRIVKNKNNEIFIDTTYKANGRGVYLKPDLNSLNIARHKNLIAKSLKSKIDVSIYDQIEEFINAKR from the coding sequence ATGATTATGACAAATATTATGATTAATAAAAATAAAAACCTAAGAAAAGATATTGCTTCAAATCAAATGTTAGAAAAACATCAATTAATCAGAATTGTTAAAAACAAAAATAATGAAATTTTTATAGATACTACTTATAAAGCTAATGGTAGAGGTGTTTATCTAAAACCAGATTTAAATAGTTTAAATATAGCAAGACACAAAAATTTGATTGCAAAAAGTTTAAAATCAAAAATAGATGTATCTATTTATGATCAAATAGAAGAATTTATTAATGCAAAAAGATAA
- the nusA gene encoding transcription termination factor NusA: MLNGTELLESIKLIEKEKGISKESIINGLKEGLQKAYERFYDTDAIIKIDINENTGLITMHQELKVVDDEQLDDDWLEITLSKAKLKNPDIQIDDTIYKPIEFSEEFSRMVVNQVRQIFQQKIREAERARIYEQFVSLEGEVVQAKIVGMNRENNYVLDINGTTAYLWKSKTINNEIFQINEIIDVYIEVVEKESKLSQISISRTAPNFLTKLIEREVPEVRMGIVEIKAVSREPGKRSKVAVITHNNNVEPIGAIIGVGGNRINRISDILKGEKIDIIRWDEDQITYLINAMTPVKVISINKIGDEYDIVVPDTQLSLAIGKQGVAAKLIASLLKTKINIFSYSTALKENMDILWNGDTTKQEVETNTYIPKTKTTKKEEKPVITTIKKPVKQTIKKEENQIDVDALIAFQAEVEHEQELKDQEELLKQEYIYKEYENNFNDFENEKEIVLAEKQLESQNQIIKEPVVEVQEVEIEKQSKTEDQIIENKQPETRTEVETKPNTVEQVNKLNTNKPNNKFEQNRFSYKKQKQKEEELELDFDIKNEPDIDEIDANLKAFNDAILKQEDDEDLDIDLDDYDKYYD; this comes from the coding sequence ATGTTAAACGGAACAGAATTATTAGAATCAATTAAATTAATAGAAAAAGAAAAAGGAATTAGCAAAGAAAGTATTATAAATGGTCTTAAAGAAGGTTTACAAAAAGCTTATGAAAGATTTTATGATACTGATGCAATTATTAAAATTGATATTAATGAAAATACAGGATTAATTACTATGCATCAAGAATTAAAAGTGGTTGATGATGAACAACTTGATGACGATTGATTAGAGATTACACTATCAAAAGCAAAATTAAAAAATCCTGATATTCAAATTGATGATACTATTTATAAACCAATTGAATTTAGTGAAGAATTTTCAAGAATGGTAGTTAACCAAGTAAGACAAATTTTTCAACAAAAGATCAGAGAGGCTGAAAGAGCAAGAATTTATGAACAATTTGTTAGTTTAGAAGGTGAAGTTGTTCAAGCTAAAATAGTTGGAATGAATAGAGAAAATAATTATGTTTTAGATATAAATGGTACAACTGCTTATTTATGAAAATCAAAAACTATTAATAATGAAATTTTTCAAATTAATGAAATTATTGATGTTTATATTGAAGTTGTTGAAAAAGAAAGCAAATTATCTCAAATCTCAATTTCAAGAACTGCCCCTAATTTTTTAACTAAATTAATTGAAAGAGAAGTTCCAGAAGTAAGAATGGGAATTGTTGAAATCAAAGCTGTTAGTCGTGAACCTGGAAAACGTTCAAAAGTTGCTGTAATTACTCATAATAATAATGTTGAACCAATTGGAGCTATTATTGGAGTTGGTGGTAATAGAATTAATAGAATTAGTGATATTTTAAAAGGTGAAAAAATCGATATTATTAGATGGGATGAAGATCAAATCACTTATTTAATTAATGCAATGACACCAGTGAAAGTAATTTCTATTAATAAAATTGGTGATGAATATGATATAGTTGTTCCAGATACTCAATTATCATTAGCAATTGGAAAACAAGGAGTTGCAGCTAAGCTAATTGCTAGTTTATTAAAAACTAAGATTAATATTTTTTCATATTCAACTGCTTTAAAAGAAAATATGGACATTTTATGAAATGGTGATACAACTAAACAAGAAGTTGAAACTAATACATACATTCCAAAAACTAAAACAACTAAAAAAGAAGAAAAACCAGTAATAACAACTATTAAAAAACCTGTAAAACAAACAATTAAAAAAGAAGAAAATCAAATTGATGTTGATGCTTTAATTGCTTTTCAAGCTGAAGTTGAACATGAACAAGAATTAAAAGATCAAGAAGAGTTATTAAAACAAGAATATATATATAAAGAATATGAAAATAACTTTAATGATTTTGAAAATGAAAAAGAAATTGTTTTAGCTGAAAAACAATTAGAATCTCAAAATCAAATAATAAAAGAACCAGTTGTTGAAGTTCAAGAAGTTGAAATTGAAAAACAATCAAAAACTGAAGATCAAATAATTGAAAATAAACAACCAGAAACTAGAACTGAGGTTGAAACTAAACCTAATACAGTTGAACAAGTTAATAAATTAAATACTAATAAGCCAAATAATAAATTTGAACAAAATAGATTTAGTTATAAAAAACAAAAACAAAAAGAAGAAGAACTAGAGCTTGATTTTGATATTAAAAACGAACCAGATATTGATGAAATTGATGCAAACTTAAAAGCATTTAATGATGCAATTTTAAAACAAGAAGATGATGAAGATCTTGATATAGATTTAGATGATTATGACAAATATTATGATTAA
- a CDS encoding IS1634-like element IS1634 family transposase: protein MSIGVPRSDNKGFVYRLGYGYLHELKQYHDDPLAIIKAIIANFPLSWTKEQARTKLDEIFKEKKETKKEVLERFKGYEVVEKLFDYFNIFNDCSPTKSTTLKDVVLQLIYQRIKNPISVFNTYKTAKKEKIDTHSKNSFYRSLDYIAKNKDEILRNLNAKICANTNRKIDVLWFDATTTYFETFSREGYKKPGYSKDGKFKEDQIVIGMATDENGIPLHYKIFPGNVADPNTLIPFMLEIADIYEVNSVTIIADKGMSVNRNIRFLESKNWKYIISYRMKAGSKQFKEYILDEKDYINDGGLIYKTRDIASSYNKKRINGHFRRQIISFSQKRATKDKNDRDILIQNFTKKMNKDNLVSCDDLAGSKKYRFFKPINKGVFYELDIEKIQEDQKYDGYYVYETNRTDLSVKEVINLYSKQWQIESNFKTLKGKLSLRPMYLSTWNHIVGYICLCFISLVFLNYIIYILNSKLGLTGKSKITEHKVINVIKEVKEIEVFVNKQKIETIQVYNDELQESWQTYQILLELLTKEKVT from the coding sequence TTATCAATTGGAGTGCCAAGATCAGATAACAAAGGTTTTGTATATAGATTAGGATATGGATATTTGCATGAATTAAAACAATATCACGATGATCCGCTAGCAATTATCAAAGCAATTATTGCAAACTTTCCATTGTCTTGAACAAAAGAACAAGCAAGAACTAAATTAGATGAAATTTTTAAAGAGAAAAAAGAAACCAAAAAAGAAGTTTTAGAAAGGTTTAAAGGTTACGAAGTAGTTGAAAAACTATTTGATTATTTCAATATTTTTAATGATTGTTCTCCCACAAAATCGACAACATTAAAAGATGTTGTTTTACAGTTGATTTATCAAAGAATTAAAAATCCAATAAGTGTTTTTAACACTTATAAGACAGCAAAAAAAGAAAAAATAGACACTCATTCAAAAAATTCATTTTATAGATCATTAGACTATATAGCAAAAAACAAAGATGAAATTTTAAGAAATTTAAATGCAAAAATTTGTGCAAATACCAATAGAAAAATTGATGTATTATGATTTGACGCAACAACTACTTATTTTGAAACATTTTCTCGTGAAGGTTATAAAAAACCTGGTTATTCAAAAGATGGAAAATTTAAAGAAGACCAGATTGTTATAGGTATGGCAACTGATGAAAATGGAATACCGTTACACTACAAAATATTTCCAGGAAATGTTGCTGATCCAAATACTTTAATACCATTTATGCTTGAAATTGCAGATATTTATGAAGTTAACAGTGTAACTATAATTGCTGACAAAGGAATGAGTGTTAATAGAAATATTAGATTTTTAGAATCTAAGAATTGAAAATACATAATCTCATACAGAATGAAAGCTGGAAGCAAACAATTTAAAGAGTATATATTAGATGAAAAAGATTATATAAATGATGGTGGTTTGATATACAAAACTCGTGATATTGCATCTTCATACAATAAAAAAAGAATTAATGGACATTTTAGAAGACAAATAATTAGTTTTAGTCAAAAACGAGCAACTAAAGACAAAAACGATAGAGACATTTTAATTCAAAATTTCACTAAGAAAATGAATAAAGATAATCTTGTTTCTTGTGATGATTTAGCGGGATCTAAAAAATATAGATTCTTTAAACCTATAAACAAAGGTGTATTTTATGAACTTGACATAGAAAAAATACAAGAAGATCAAAAATATGATGGATACTATGTTTATGAAACAAATAGAACAGATTTATCAGTAAAAGAAGTTATTAATTTATATTCAAAACAATGACAAATTGAGTCTAATTTCAAGACATTAAAAGGTAAATTATCTCTTCGTCCAATGTATTTATCAACTTGAAACCATATTGTTGGTTACATTTGTTTATGTTTCATTTCATTAGTGTTTTTAAACTACATCATCTACATTCTAAATTCAAAATTAGGACTGACTGGAAAAAGCAAAATCACTGAGCATAAAGTGATTAATGTTATCAAAGAAGTTAAAGAAATTGAAGTATTTGTAAATAAACAAAAAATCGAAACTATACAAGTGTATAATGATGAGTTACAAGAAAGTTGGCAAACTTATCAAATATTATTAGAGCTTTTAACAAAAGAAAAAGTCACTTAG
- a CDS encoding DxFTY motif-containing membrane protein, whose amino-acid sequence MENQNKEQLLDNIKFNNTRTPFWINLLVQLFTTIGLFLIILFFIGADLQNYSWNHFNKLGKLTYLYLFLICLTYLIILFLINLLLVLFKVVKSDSFTYSFGLAFVGILIILTGNLFYYWNTTLVIKTILRFVLVIISMVLGVLFGTFISIIFKNKEYQKEEENLAILNAYLNNQIVPTKKQLKQIKKQEYKLSKQKEYEELLKFKENLYKKKTD is encoded by the coding sequence ATGGAAAATCAAAATAAAGAACAACTATTAGATAATATCAAGTTTAATAATACTAGAACACCATTTTGAATTAATCTACTAGTTCAATTATTTACAACAATTGGTTTATTTTTAATAATATTATTTTTTATAGGTGCAGATCTACAAAACTATTCTTGAAATCATTTTAATAAACTAGGTAAATTAACTTATTTATATTTATTTTTAATTTGTTTAACTTATTTAATAATATTGTTTTTAATTAATTTGTTATTAGTTTTATTTAAGGTTGTAAAAAGTGATAGTTTTACTTATTCTTTTGGTTTAGCTTTTGTTGGGATTTTAATAATTTTAACTGGTAATTTGTTTTATTATTGAAATACAACTTTAGTAATTAAAACTATTTTAAGATTTGTTTTAGTAATTATTAGTATGGTTTTAGGAGTATTATTTGGAACTTTTATAAGCATAATTTTTAAAAATAAAGAATACCAAAAAGAAGAAGAAAATTTAGCTATTTTAAATGCTTATTTAAATAATCAAATAGTACCAACAAAAAAACAATTAAAGCAAATTAAAAAACAAGAATACAAACTTTCTAAACAAAAAGAATACGAAGAACTTTTAAAGTTTAAAGAAAATTTGTATAAAAAAAAGACAGACTAG
- a CDS encoding L7Ae/L30e/S12e/Gadd45 family ribosomal protein, protein MQKDKLLKAIGMAYTSNNLITGFRLLEEIKLKKVKFVILSSDMGLAQQKKYINKCLSRNIECVFNVLTKQELSKACGKDILVAIGLKDDNFIKLIKSNL, encoded by the coding sequence ATGCAAAAAGATAAATTACTAAAAGCTATTGGAATGGCATACACTTCTAATAACCTAATAACTGGATTTAGATTACTTGAAGAAATTAAATTAAAAAAAGTTAAATTTGTAATTTTAAGTTCAGATATGGGATTAGCACAACAAAAAAAATATATCAATAAATGTCTTTCAAGAAATATCGAATGTGTTTTTAATGTTTTAACAAAACAAGAATTATCTAAAGCATGTGGAAAAGATATTTTAGTAGCTATTGGATTAAAAGATGATAATTTTATCAAATTAATCAAATCTAATTTATAG